One stretch of Bacteroidales bacterium DNA includes these proteins:
- the gap gene encoding type I glyceraldehyde-3-phosphate dehydrogenase → MAKIKLAINGFGRIGRSAFRIAAERKNIEIVGINDITDAKTLTHLLKYDSIYGKFNGTVENEGDNLVVNGKKIKVSAEKDPKKIPWGDTPDVVIESTGVFRKKESEKGGYGDHLKNGAKKVILTVPAKDQIDRMVVLGVNDSDLQDSDECVSNASCTTNCLAPVVRVLNNEFGVEHGLMTTIHAYTADQNLQDAPHKDLRRARAAALSQIPTTTGAATAVGKVIPELNGKLDGKAIRIPTPTGSLVDLTATLSKEVTAEEVNAAMKKYAEGDMKGILGYTEDEIVSADIIGDTRSSIFDAKSTMVMEGKMVKVISWYDNEWGYSCRVIDLVENLV, encoded by the coding sequence ATGGCTAAAATAAAACTTGCCATCAACGGCTTTGGAAGAATCGGCAGAAGTGCATTCAGAATTGCTGCCGAAAGGAAGAATATTGAAATAGTAGGTATCAACGACATTACGGATGCGAAGACTTTGACGCATCTGTTGAAGTATGATTCCATTTACGGAAAGTTCAACGGAACCGTTGAGAATGAAGGTGACAATCTTGTTGTCAACGGAAAAAAGATCAAAGTAAGTGCAGAAAAAGATCCGAAAAAGATACCCTGGGGTGATACGCCTGATGTGGTAATCGAATCCACGGGTGTGTTTCGTAAAAAAGAAAGTGAAAAAGGCGGCTACGGTGATCATCTGAAGAACGGCGCCAAGAAAGTTATTCTGACTGTACCGGCCAAGGACCAGATAGATCGTATGGTTGTCTTGGGTGTTAACGACAGCGATCTGCAGGATAGCGATGAATGTGTATCCAATGCTTCCTGTACTACCAATTGTCTGGCTCCTGTTGTTAGGGTGCTTAATAATGAGTTTGGTGTTGAGCACGGACTGATGACAACAATCCACGCCTATACGGCCGATCAGAATCTTCAGGATGCACCCCATAAGGACTTAAGAAGAGCCCGTGCTGCTGCACTGTCGCAGATTCCAACTACTACCGGTGCAGCTACCGCAGTAGGCAAGGTCATTCCTGAGCTCAATGGCAAGCTTGATGGTAAAGCCATTCGTATACCCACTCCAACTGGTTCGCTCGTCGATTTAACAGCAACATTGAGTAAAGAAGTAACCGCGGAAGAGGTAAATGCTGCCATGAAAAAGTATGCCGAAGGTGATATGAAAGGTATACTGGGATATACAGAGGATGAGATCGTATCGGCCGACATAATCGGCGACACACGTTCATCCATATTTGATGCAAAAAGCACCATGGTCATGGAGGGAAAGATGGTTAAAGTAATTTCCTGGTATGACAATGAATGGGGTTACTCATGCAGAGTGATTGACCTGGTTGAAAACCTGGTTTAA
- a CDS encoding SpoIIE family protein phosphatase produces MKLKVGLITLFLITTLHAFSQEGSLFLTHFQKNNTSNVQHWSIAQDSLNNMFFANRKGILKYNGQTRDFIQVPFIPYSISYHSGSGKVFIGGDQEIGYLNRDEKGLYRYQSLASDSLLPGEFVNIEQVDSAIYFISEEMIVRADPNTLTIEKKWYAKENQPFTGLIHNDEHVFINQGDEGLHRLQGDTLFPIVSGFWTENKEILFSLPYSEDRLLIGTDDNQLYLFDGMKFYNFRLTNQSYIEESIMADAVNISDEHFALSTLAGGVVVIDKSSGEILYTINYQTGLPGDEITAIAMDRNRGLWISHPYGISRAALELPVRKFSTYPGIEGNLLNTIEQDSVLYLATGDGLYRLNKEKNYREDEIKVRLEEEVPVNTEPETGAQPEDEEETKENQQEEEKESPSAFKRFFNKLFGKNKEESKQEQDNETRQTPEDQQEAQTKTRISYKNKKIYSLQSISHQFKKVEGIEGRCEQLVPYEGGILAGTYNGLYHLNEQGEVTQVLRGQYPHHIYPTDKKGVLLATPSGITKATFQNGKWQTTEYLPQINGPVYSLAFNNHTGTLWVGGEDEAHKVVFDREGKVSTIQNHSLPAKYSQKYFVRSVEQEVYAFISSGVFRYHRHTDTFRVHPHYPVDSLLQTDYQYLLSQPGISWIKNQNHWERLRNTKEWQDSLSVYLELFDNIQNISISPTNHLWVIAENELYRIDLNKRYPKQKDFRAFFTTVRSGSERYLKHSRPAIKKENTPLTFNVAAPHYLKSGSNQYQYYIEGLMNEWSEWSNEPKIQFFAQKGDYRIKARARNIWGQISETKEIEYHVPPPFTETNLFYGLVALGLVGVIFMIIKLREEKLKRDKRILEEAVRKRTSTIEEQKEEIKVQRDEILKQKDTIEKKNLEITGSIEYAWRIQNALLPKKDQFKHVFSDYFILFKPQSIVSGDFYWIRSNEEKVYLTAADCTGHGVPGAFMSMLSISSLNEIMNNHQNSRKNAADILNQLRNMVKNSLHQTGKKDLTKDGIDMAFCVVDQKNMQMDFAGAFNPLYLFRNGDFYKYEADRMPVGIYHTEKESFTNHRINIKKGDVLYMFSDGYVDQFGGQRNKKFKPKKFINLLSEIHQKPMEEQHQILNQTFRQWKGDNFQVDDILVMGIRI; encoded by the coding sequence ATGAAATTAAAAGTAGGGTTAATCACCCTTTTTCTGATCACAACACTCCATGCCTTCTCCCAGGAAGGGAGTCTTTTCCTTACTCATTTCCAAAAAAATAACACCAGTAATGTTCAACACTGGTCCATTGCCCAGGATAGTCTAAACAACATGTTTTTTGCCAACCGAAAAGGCATTCTGAAATACAACGGGCAGACCCGGGATTTCATTCAGGTCCCGTTTATCCCTTATTCCATATCCTATCATTCAGGGTCAGGAAAGGTCTTTATTGGAGGTGATCAGGAAATAGGTTATCTCAACAGAGATGAGAAAGGCCTCTACCGTTACCAAAGCCTTGCTTCCGATTCTTTGTTGCCGGGTGAATTCGTCAATATTGAACAGGTAGATTCGGCAATATATTTTATAAGCGAAGAAATGATCGTCAGGGCTGACCCCAATACACTTACCATCGAAAAAAAGTGGTATGCTAAAGAAAATCAACCTTTCACGGGCCTTATCCATAATGATGAACACGTATTCATCAATCAAGGGGATGAGGGTCTTCACAGGCTTCAGGGGGATACATTATTCCCTATTGTCAGCGGATTTTGGACTGAAAATAAAGAAATTCTGTTCAGCCTTCCTTACAGCGAAGACCGTCTTCTTATCGGCACAGATGACAACCAGCTCTACCTTTTTGACGGCATGAAATTTTATAATTTCCGTCTAACAAATCAATCCTATATCGAAGAAAGCATAATGGCAGATGCCGTCAACATCTCCGATGAGCATTTTGCCCTTTCTACACTTGCCGGTGGTGTAGTGGTCATAGACAAGTCGTCAGGAGAAATCCTGTATACCATCAATTACCAAACCGGACTGCCCGGCGATGAAATAACAGCCATTGCCATGGACAGAAACCGGGGACTATGGATCAGTCACCCTTACGGGATTTCACGTGCAGCTCTTGAATTGCCTGTCAGAAAATTCAGCACCTATCCGGGTATTGAAGGCAACCTGCTCAACACCATTGAACAGGACAGCGTGTTGTATCTGGCCACAGGAGACGGATTATACCGTCTAAATAAAGAAAAGAATTACCGGGAAGATGAAATTAAAGTTCGTTTAGAAGAAGAAGTACCTGTAAATACCGAACCCGAAACCGGAGCGCAACCGGAAGATGAAGAGGAGACAAAGGAAAACCAACAGGAAGAGGAAAAGGAATCGCCAAGCGCTTTTAAAAGGTTTTTCAATAAACTCTTCGGGAAAAACAAGGAAGAGTCAAAGCAGGAACAAGACAACGAAACTAGACAAACGCCGGAGGATCAACAGGAAGCTCAAACAAAAACCCGCATATCCTATAAAAATAAAAAAATATATTCCCTTCAGTCTATCTCCCATCAATTTAAAAAGGTTGAAGGAATAGAAGGCAGGTGCGAGCAACTGGTCCCCTATGAAGGGGGGATACTGGCGGGCACCTATAACGGGTTGTACCATCTCAATGAACAGGGTGAAGTTACTCAGGTATTACGGGGCCAATATCCCCATCATATCTATCCAACAGATAAAAAGGGTGTTTTGTTAGCCACGCCTTCGGGAATAACAAAAGCAACTTTTCAGAATGGAAAATGGCAAACCACAGAATATTTGCCCCAAATCAACGGACCCGTTTATTCCCTGGCCTTTAACAACCACACCGGCACGCTTTGGGTGGGCGGAGAAGACGAGGCCCATAAAGTCGTGTTTGACCGTGAAGGTAAGGTAAGTACAATCCAAAACCATTCATTACCCGCCAAATATTCGCAAAAATATTTTGTACGCAGCGTGGAACAAGAAGTATATGCATTTATATCTTCGGGGGTTTTCCGCTATCACAGGCATACCGATACCTTTAGGGTCCACCCCCATTATCCGGTAGATTCTCTTCTGCAAACCGATTACCAATATTTGTTATCTCAACCCGGTATTTCATGGATTAAAAACCAAAACCATTGGGAAAGGCTGCGCAATACCAAAGAATGGCAGGATTCACTGTCCGTCTACCTTGAACTTTTCGACAACATCCAGAATATATCCATCAGTCCGACAAACCATTTGTGGGTTATAGCCGAAAATGAGCTATACAGGATCGACCTTAACAAGAGATACCCCAAACAGAAAGATTTCAGGGCGTTTTTTACCACTGTCCGTTCCGGCAGCGAGCGTTATCTGAAACATTCCCGGCCCGCTATCAAAAAAGAAAACACCCCGCTTACATTCAACGTGGCGGCGCCCCATTATCTTAAAAGTGGTTCCAATCAATATCAATATTATATCGAGGGATTAATGAATGAATGGTCGGAATGGTCCAACGAGCCGAAAATTCAATTTTTTGCACAAAAAGGGGATTACAGGATAAAAGCCCGGGCGCGCAATATCTGGGGTCAGATCAGTGAGACCAAAGAAATAGAATATCATGTGCCTCCCCCTTTCACGGAAACCAACTTATTTTACGGATTGGTAGCCTTAGGTTTGGTGGGTGTGATATTCATGATCATTAAGCTCAGGGAAGAAAAGCTAAAAAGAGATAAGAGAATACTGGAAGAAGCGGTCCGTAAGCGTACTTCAACCATAGAGGAACAGAAAGAGGAAATTAAAGTTCAGCGCGATGAGATCCTCAAACAAAAGGATACCATTGAGAAAAAAAACCTGGAAATTACAGGGAGCATTGAATATGCCTGGCGTATACAAAATGCCTTACTTCCCAAAAAAGACCAATTCAAACATGTTTTTTCCGATTACTTTATTCTGTTCAAACCCCAATCTATAGTAAGCGGGGATTTTTACTGGATTCGCTCCAATGAAGAAAAAGTATATCTGACTGCGGCTGATTGCACAGGTCATGGTGTTCCGGGAGCTTTCATGAGTATGCTCAGCATATCATCTCTGAATGAAATCATGAACAACCATCAGAACAGCAGAAAAAATGCAGCGGATATTCTAAACCAATTGCGGAATATGGTCAAAAACTCCCTGCATCAGACAGGCAAAAAAGACCTGACAAAAGATGGGATAGATATGGCCTTCTGTGTGGTCGACCAAAAAAATATGCAAATGGATTTTGCAGGAGCATTTAACCCGTTGTATTTGTTTCGAAACGGAGACTTTTATAAATACGAGGCTGACCGTATGCCTGTGGGAATTTACCACACAGAAAAGGAATCCTTTACAAATCACCGCATCAATATTAAGAAAGGAGATGTGCTATATATGTTCTCTGATGGTTATGTTGATCAATTCGGCGGTCAGAGAAACAAAAAATTTAAACCAAAAAAATTCATCAATCTGCTTTCGGAGATCCACCAAAAGCCTATGGAAGAGCAACACCAAATACTGAATCAAACTTTCAGGCAATGGAAAGGAGATAACTTCCAGGTAGATGACATACTTGTGATGGGAATCCGAATCTAG
- a CDS encoding HEAT repeat domain-containing protein — protein sequence MSSGIEIRYERYRDGMAVELHRKFPGFNAFPPHTKNPTGRRNYMLRKILVLFFVTILLQGISGTLFAQSKKVQEHIHDLNNSSSSASTRWEAAWNLGQIGDTSAVGPLVETLADDRRYVREAAVVALGKIGDSRAIEPLIKTLSGDNDPNVRGAAVEALGKFENSRVIESLVKTMAGDDDYNVRSMAAQTLGKIGDDRVVEPLIKTLKNDDNPQVRAASAKALGKIGNLRAVNPSMDALADEDADVRRAASGALFRIGKPAVGPLVKALANDDQGLRAIAAGTLGRIRDSSTIDPLMQTLADENRDVRANAAWALGNIGKQAVPHLLEALNHDDWKVREAASIALGKAGDMQAIKPLLKALADDNWHVRKAAIRGLAQTENTWAVEPLIKALDDQNYEVREAAAETLGQIGDSRAIEPLIEALVDYSSGEAAVEALQKIGEPAVNPLINALNNDYFWGREQAIKALGKIGDARAIDPLLQALEYDNWRVREAAAEALGYIGDDRAIDPLIELRKDNKSNVREAATRALDKIRDKSGQ from the coding sequence ATGTCTTCAGGGATAGAAATACGATATGAAAGATACAGAGATGGCATGGCCGTGGAATTACACCGTAAATTTCCCGGATTCAATGCATTCCCTCCACACACTAAAAATCCCACCGGAAGAAGGAATTATATGCTTCGGAAAATATTGGTATTGTTTTTTGTCACCATTTTACTGCAAGGTATCTCAGGTACTTTGTTTGCACAATCAAAAAAGGTTCAGGAACACATACATGATCTTAACAATTCATCCTCGTCAGCTTCAACCCGATGGGAGGCGGCCTGGAATTTGGGACAAATAGGTGATACCAGTGCTGTCGGTCCTCTTGTTGAGACTCTGGCTGATGACAGGCGTTATGTCCGGGAAGCAGCAGTGGTGGCACTGGGAAAAATTGGTGATTCCCGGGCCATAGAGCCTCTCATTAAGACGCTTTCCGGGGATAATGATCCAAACGTCCGGGGAGCAGCGGTAGAGGCTCTGGGAAAATTTGAAAATTCCCGGGTCATAGAGTCCCTCGTTAAGACAATGGCCGGTGATGATGATTATAATGTGCGCTCAATGGCAGCCCAAACACTTGGAAAAATTGGTGATGACAGGGTTGTTGAACCCCTTATAAAAACGCTGAAGAACGATGACAATCCCCAGGTCCGGGCAGCGTCTGCCAAAGCATTGGGAAAGATCGGAAATCTTCGGGCGGTGAATCCATCCATGGATGCACTGGCCGATGAGGATGCTGATGTTCGGAGAGCAGCCTCGGGTGCATTGTTCAGGATCGGAAAGCCGGCAGTTGGCCCCCTGGTTAAGGCGCTTGCCAATGACGATCAGGGTCTCCGGGCAATAGCCGCCGGTACATTGGGACGGATTAGGGATTCCAGCACCATTGACCCCCTTATGCAAACGCTGGCCGATGAGAATCGGGATGTTCGGGCCAATGCGGCCTGGGCACTGGGAAATATAGGAAAACAGGCTGTGCCCCACCTCCTTGAAGCACTGAATCATGATGACTGGAAAGTTCGGGAAGCAGCCTCCATAGCCTTAGGAAAAGCCGGTGATATGCAAGCCATCAAACCCCTACTGAAGGCACTGGCCGACGACAACTGGCATGTGCGGAAAGCTGCCATCAGGGGACTGGCGCAGACTGAAAATACCTGGGCTGTGGAACCTCTTATTAAAGCACTGGATGATCAAAATTATGAGGTACGGGAAGCGGCGGCCGAGACATTGGGGCAAATAGGGGATTCCCGCGCCATAGAGCCTCTCATTGAAGCGTTGGTGGATTATAGTTCCGGCGAAGCGGCGGTGGAAGCATTGCAAAAGATAGGAGAACCAGCAGTGAACCCCCTCATCAACGCCCTGAACAACGATTATTTCTGGGGCCGGGAACAGGCAATCAAGGCTTTGGGAAAAATCGGCGATGCACGAGCAATCGATCCCCTCTTACAGGCGCTTGAGTATGATAACTGGCGTGTGCGGGAAGCAGCAGCCGAAGCATTGGGTTATATCGGGGACGACCGGGCCATTGACCCGCTCATTGAATTACGGAAAGATAACAAAAGTAACGTTCGGGAAGCAGCTACCAGAGCACTGGACAAAATAAGAGATAAATCAGGGCAATAG